One Polaribacter sp. SA4-12 genomic window carries:
- a CDS encoding flippase has product MILSKFVDRVIKAKENVNFIKYFKNTLWLFLSKFLGFFSTIFVGAWVARYLGPETYGLLAYSNSLVALFLPIAMIGLNDIIVKELVISKNNIESSKILGTAFLLKFIFGFISLMILAAFVFLSNDFSEVRTLILIFSSFLILQSLEVFDFYFQSEVKSRFVVYSRIVSVSISSILKIIFIKINSPVSYFAIVIVLELLITHLVTFIYFNKLKIKIPIFNFNKNYALNLLKKSWPLFLSGMMYIVYIKIDQIMVKEMLGAKSAGFYAVSISLSEVWYFIPNIIAASFFPAILLNKSKDQKTYYQRITNLYSLLFWIAIILSIFITFFGEWIIKYLYGKDYLDSCKILSIYIWSNVFFFFTTISSKWLVAEGYYIHSFYRNILGAILNIGLNIILINNYGLTGAAISTLVSYAFVGLFYDLLFKKLRINFQLKIKAILFMKS; this is encoded by the coding sequence ATGATATTATCCAAATTTGTTGATAGGGTCATTAAAGCTAAAGAAAATGTAAATTTTATAAAGTATTTTAAAAATACTTTATGGCTTTTTTTAAGCAAGTTTTTGGGTTTTTTTTCGACAATTTTCGTAGGTGCATGGGTAGCAAGGTACCTTGGACCTGAAACTTATGGTCTTCTGGCTTATAGTAATAGTTTGGTTGCTTTGTTTTTGCCAATTGCTATGATAGGTTTAAACGATATAATTGTTAAAGAATTGGTGATTTCTAAAAATAATATAGAATCGTCAAAAATTTTAGGAACAGCTTTTTTGTTAAAATTTATTTTTGGTTTTATTTCTTTAATGATTCTTGCTGCTTTTGTGTTTCTAAGTAATGACTTTTCAGAAGTTAGAACGTTAATATTAATATTTTCTTCTTTTTTAATATTACAAAGCTTAGAGGTATTTGATTTTTATTTTCAAAGTGAAGTGAAATCTAGGTTTGTAGTTTATTCTAGAATTGTATCCGTATCAATTTCAAGTATATTAAAAATTATATTTATAAAAATAAATTCACCTGTAAGTTATTTTGCTATTGTTATTGTTTTAGAACTTTTAATAACACACTTAGTAACTTTTATTTATTTTAATAAACTTAAAATAAAAATTCCCATTTTTAATTTTAATAAAAACTATGCATTAAATCTTCTTAAAAAAAGTTGGCCACTTTTTTTAAGTGGAATGATGTATATTGTATATATAAAAATAGACCAAATAATGGTTAAAGAAATGTTAGGAGCTAAATCTGCAGGTTTTTATGCAGTTTCAATTAGTTTAAGTGAAGTTTGGTATTTCATACCAAACATAATTGCAGCTTCTTTCTTTCCAGCAATTTTGTTAAATAAATCAAAAGATCAAAAAACGTATTATCAAAGAATCACAAATCTCTATAGTTTGCTTTTTTGGATAGCAATTATATTATCTATTTTTATTACTTTTTTTGGAGAATGGATTATCAAATATTTGTACGGTAAAGACTATTTAGATTCTTGTAAAATTTTAAGTATTTATATTTGGTCTAATGTTTTTTTCTTTTTTACAACTATTAGTTCTAAATGGTTAGTTGCTGAGGGGTATTATATTCATTCTTTTTATAGAAATATTTTAGGGGCTATTTTAAATATAGGTTTAAACATTATTTTAATAAACAATTACGGATTAACTGGTGCTGCAATCTCTACCCTAGTTTCTTACGCATTTGTTGGATTATTTTATGATTTATTGTTTAAAAAACTTAGGATTAATTTTCAATTAAAAATAAAAGCTATATTATTTATGAAGTCATAA
- the rfbC gene encoding dTDP-4-dehydrorhamnose 3,5-epimerase — protein MKVTETYLKGCFVIEPQVFGDERGSFLLEYNKKEFQEKTGFKGGFVLGNQSTSQYGVVRGLHLQKGEYSQAKLVRVVKGKILDVAVDARKESETFGKVFSIELSGDNKKQLFIPRGFLHGFSVLEDDTIVSYKCDNYYQPDAEDGVMYNDVDLNIDWKIPNDKIILSEKDLKLKLFSVYN, from the coding sequence ATGAAAGTTACAGAAACATATTTAAAAGGTTGTTTTGTTATCGAACCTCAAGTTTTTGGTGATGAAAGAGGGAGTTTTTTATTAGAATATAATAAAAAAGAGTTTCAAGAAAAAACAGGTTTTAAAGGAGGTTTTGTTTTAGGAAATCAATCTACTTCTCAATATGGAGTTGTAAGAGGTTTGCATTTACAAAAAGGTGAATATTCCCAAGCAAAACTAGTGAGAGTTGTTAAAGGTAAAATTTTAGATGTTGCTGTAGATGCAAGAAAAGAATCTGAAACTTTTGGGAAAGTTTTTTCAATAGAATTATCGGGTGATAATAAAAAACAATTATTTATACCTAGAGGTTTTTTACATGGTTTTTCTGTTTTGGAAGATGATACAATTGTTTCCTATAAATGTGATAATTATTACCAACCAGATGCAGAAGATGGTGTAATGTATAATGATGTCGATTTAAATATTGATTGGAAAATTCCAAATGATAAGATTATTCTTTCAGAAAAAGATTTAAAATTGAAATTGTTTTCAGTTTATAATTAA
- the rfbA gene encoding glucose-1-phosphate thymidylyltransferase RfbA, whose translation MKGIVLAGGSGTRLHPLTLAVSKQLMPVYDKPMIYYPISVLMLAGINEILIISTPQDLPLFERLLGDGKKYGCDFQYAVKENPNGLAEAFIIGENFIGKDKVALILGDNIFYGSGLPKLLRANNNPDGGIVYAYHVNDPERYGVVEFDDNMNAVSIEEKPLKPKSNYAVPGIYFYDNSVVEIAKNMKPSKRGELEITDVNKIYLENGNLSVRVLDRGTAWLDTGTFASLMQASQFVEVIEERQGLKIGSIEEAAYRSGFINKEQLHKLAEPLLKSGYGKSLMDI comes from the coding sequence ATGAAAGGAATAGTTTTAGCAGGAGGTTCAGGTACAAGATTACACCCACTCACATTAGCAGTGAGTAAACAATTAATGCCTGTTTATGATAAGCCAATGATTTATTACCCAATTTCTGTATTGATGTTGGCTGGAATAAATGAAATATTAATTATTTCTACACCACAAGATTTACCATTATTTGAAAGGTTGTTAGGTGATGGGAAAAAATATGGATGCGATTTTCAGTATGCTGTAAAAGAAAATCCTAATGGACTTGCAGAGGCTTTTATTATTGGCGAAAATTTTATAGGAAAAGATAAAGTAGCTTTAATATTAGGCGATAATATTTTTTATGGATCCGGGCTACCAAAATTATTGAGAGCAAATAACAACCCTGATGGAGGAATTGTTTATGCTTATCATGTAAATGACCCTGAAAGGTATGGTGTCGTTGAGTTTGATGATAATATGAATGCAGTTTCTATTGAAGAAAAACCACTAAAACCAAAATCTAATTATGCAGTTCCTGGAATTTATTTTTATGATAACTCTGTGGTAGAAATTGCAAAAAATATGAAGCCAAGTAAAAGAGGTGAATTAGAGATTACAGATGTAAATAAAATATATTTAGAGAACGGAAATTTATCCGTTAGAGTTTTAGATAGAGGTACAGCTTGGTTAGATACAGGTACTTTTGCATCTTTAATGCAAGCATCTCAATTTGTAGAAGTGATAGAAGAAAGACAGGGTTTAAAAATAGGTTCTATTGAAGAAGCAGCTTATAGAAGTGGTTTTATAAATAAAGAACAGCTACATAAATTAGCAGAACCTTTATTAAAAAGTGGCTACGGAAAAAGTTTAATGGATATTTAA
- the rfbB gene encoding dTDP-glucose 4,6-dehydratase, giving the protein MQTVLITGGAGFIGSNFIPYFLEKNKEYKVVNLDLLTYAGELSNLSKIENNPRYTFVEGDICDRDLVEKLFNQYNFNGVIHFAAESHVDNSIKNPDAFVRTNVFGTFNLLDVARNYWMESPNNYKKGFETARFHHISTDEVYGTLGETGLFTEETSYAPNSPYSASKASSDFMVRSYYHTYGMNVITTNCSNNYGPKQHDEKLIPTIIRKAISGEKIPIYGDGKNIRDWLYVLDHCKGIELVFNTGKTGETYNIGGKNERDNLYIVDVICGILDKVIPKEKSYKEQISFVKDRPGHDFRYAIDASKIENELSWRADENFETGIKKTIEWYLKKYQ; this is encoded by the coding sequence ATGCAAACAGTTCTTATAACTGGTGGAGCAGGTTTTATCGGGTCTAATTTTATTCCTTATTTTTTAGAAAAAAATAAGGAATACAAGGTTGTAAATTTAGATTTACTTACCTATGCAGGAGAACTTTCTAATTTATCAAAAATTGAAAATAACCCAAGGTATACTTTTGTAGAAGGAGATATTTGTGATAGAGATTTAGTTGAAAAACTATTTAATCAATACAATTTTAATGGAGTTATTCATTTCGCAGCAGAATCTCATGTTGATAATTCTATTAAAAATCCAGATGCATTTGTTAGAACAAATGTTTTTGGAACGTTTAATTTATTAGATGTAGCCAGAAATTACTGGATGGAATCTCCAAATAATTATAAAAAAGGATTTGAAACAGCTAGATTTCATCATATTTCTACAGACGAAGTTTACGGAACTTTAGGAGAAACAGGTTTGTTTACAGAAGAAACCTCTTATGCGCCTAATAGTCCTTATAGTGCTTCTAAAGCCTCCTCAGATTTTATGGTTAGAAGTTATTATCATACTTATGGAATGAATGTTATTACAACTAATTGTTCTAATAACTATGGTCCAAAACAACATGATGAAAAACTAATACCAACAATAATAAGAAAAGCAATTTCTGGAGAAAAAATACCTATCTATGGCGATGGAAAAAATATTAGAGATTGGCTCTATGTTTTAGATCATTGTAAAGGAATTGAATTGGTGTTTAATACTGGTAAAACAGGGGAAACATATAATATTGGCGGGAAAAATGAACGTGATAATTTATATATAGTTGATGTAATTTGTGGGATTTTAGACAAGGTGATACCTAAAGAAAAATCATATAAAGAGCAAATTAGTTTTGTTAAAGATAGACCAGGACATGATTTTAGATATGCAATAGATGCATCAAAAATAGAAAATGAGTTAAGTTGGAGAGCTGACGAAAATTTTGAAACTGGTATTAAAAAAACCATTGAATGGTATTTAAAAAAGTATCAATAA
- a CDS encoding ECF transporter S component yields MSTNQTNNKEEEVDLGSLFVIIGKGFSKFFNFIGNIFRGIFHGVISILIFLKNNIIKIGIAAILGAILGIFLEVKKTNTFESELLLEPNFKSTRQLYDNINYYNNLVKQKDTAGLVETFKLDKLAAASLKKFVIEPVISGNDIINSYNGFVSSVDTITVNSYTFDKFKSSFTEYDYRFHKVTVTSKQNDVFDKLDDVIISSVVNNKYFNRIKELSNKNLNRTDSLYRKNLIQIDSLRKIYMNVMLEEARKKTAATNIDLGGEKRTTKELELFATSRDINTDLKNIASEKATKYEVINVLSNFQPIGSEVKGVTKNYAFLLTILGAGFMILFLLVRLLNKYLNTYKK; encoded by the coding sequence ATGTCAACCAACCAAACAAACAACAAAGAAGAAGAAGTAGATTTAGGTTCTTTATTTGTAATCATAGGAAAAGGTTTCTCTAAATTTTTCAATTTTATTGGAAATATTTTTAGAGGGATTTTTCATGGAGTAATTTCAATCCTTATTTTTCTGAAAAACAACATTATTAAAATAGGAATTGCTGCTATTTTGGGAGCTATCTTAGGTATTTTTTTAGAAGTAAAAAAAACAAATACTTTTGAATCTGAATTATTATTAGAACCAAATTTTAAAAGTACAAGACAATTATATGATAATATAAATTATTATAATAACCTTGTAAAACAAAAAGATACTGCTGGTTTGGTAGAAACTTTTAAGTTAGATAAATTGGCAGCTGCAAGTCTTAAAAAGTTTGTAATCGAGCCAGTTATATCTGGCAATGATATTATTAATTCCTATAACGGTTTTGTATCTTCTGTAGATACTATTACTGTAAATAGTTATACGTTTGATAAGTTTAAATCGTCATTTACAGAATATGATTATAGGTTTCATAAAGTAACAGTTACTTCAAAACAGAATGATGTTTTTGATAAACTAGATGATGTAATAATTTCTTCAGTAGTAAATAATAAATATTTTAATAGAATAAAAGAATTATCGAATAAAAACTTAAATAGAACAGATTCTTTATATCGTAAAAATTTAATACAAATAGATTCCTTAAGGAAGATCTATATGAATGTTATGCTTGAAGAAGCTAGAAAAAAAACAGCTGCCACAAATATAGATTTAGGAGGGGAGAAAAGAACAACCAAAGAACTAGAACTGTTTGCAACTAGTAGAGATATAAATACTGATTTAAAAAATATAGCATCTGAAAAAGCTACAAAATATGAAGTCATAAATGTTCTTTCTAATTTTCAACCAATAGGTTCTGAGGTAAAAGGAGTAACAAAAAATTATGCTTTTTTATTAACAATATTAGGAGCAGGGTTTATGATTTTGTTTTTACTTGTAAGGCTATTAAATAAGTACTTAAATACTTACAAAAAATAA
- a CDS encoding DUF6909 family protein — MAKTNKIDRTRAQESTNAIEKLYISMRHLFSRGFYKPMGISGEALRKSLLSLRPEIYGSIAEDRVELNGLIYVIERLPKGIEECQFINLTADEGYGDSHFETIIPPKRRRNCYRIDKDQMNIEITRGRSEIYDILTHLTFLFIESHKIQKRVTLNEGQSFIREWKYLEDIVIYNKEISEEEREVSIAHLSSILGRTFDEVVSIHKTFQTEEKKDRFFHLIYWLGKLAIDEVLDNKKRNVTFSSVLIEEIGHHIYGDVWANNIKEVLKENKLLKRPIHIISANMHSVLNSIYAKAALPKQAAEHENFELFQLLSNSDSKPLQKAVKEYASQNGLIYVKDTSGTNINVQIIDTDEINFEVSPFKKDNSIDKSPVIIVMDYAFGEQAYETMDELLKPYKNSKKKNHLDVKSVSIMGKAGILEGGKGDIMIPSAHIFEGTADNYPFKNELSKEDLEGFGVAVFDGSMISVLGTSLQNKDLLEFFHDSTWNVIGLEMEGAHYQKAIQSASKIRGNISKNVKVRYAYYASDNPLETGATLASGGLGMTGVTPTYAITQKILEQIF; from the coding sequence ATGGCAAAAACAAACAAAATAGATAGAACAAGAGCTCAAGAATCTACAAATGCAATAGAAAAATTATACATTTCTATGCGTCATTTATTTAGTAGAGGTTTTTATAAACCAATGGGGATTTCTGGAGAAGCTTTAAGAAAGTCTTTACTCTCCTTAAGACCAGAAATTTATGGTTCTATAGCAGAGGATAGAGTTGAGTTAAATGGATTAATTTATGTAATAGAAAGGCTTCCGAAAGGAATTGAAGAATGCCAGTTTATAAATTTAACTGCAGATGAAGGTTATGGTGATTCTCATTTTGAGACAATAATTCCTCCAAAAAGAAGAAGAAATTGTTACAGAATAGATAAAGACCAAATGAATATAGAGATTACTCGTGGAAGGTCTGAAATTTATGATATTCTTACACATTTAACCTTTTTATTTATTGAATCTCATAAAATTCAAAAAAGAGTAACCCTTAACGAGGGACAGAGTTTTATAAGAGAGTGGAAATATTTAGAAGATATTGTTATTTATAATAAGGAAATTTCAGAGGAAGAAAGAGAGGTTTCTATTGCTCATTTAAGTAGTATTTTAGGAAGAACTTTTGATGAAGTGGTAAGTATTCATAAAACATTTCAAACAGAAGAGAAAAAAGATAGATTTTTTCATTTAATTTATTGGTTAGGTAAATTAGCTATTGATGAAGTGCTAGATAATAAGAAGAGAAACGTTACTTTTAGTTCTGTTTTAATTGAAGAAATTGGGCATCACATTTATGGTGATGTTTGGGCAAATAATATTAAAGAAGTTTTAAAAGAAAACAAACTATTAAAAAGACCAATACATATTATTAGTGCAAATATGCATAGTGTATTAAACTCGATTTATGCTAAAGCTGCCTTACCAAAACAAGCAGCAGAACATGAAAATTTTGAACTATTTCAATTATTGAGTAACTCAGACAGTAAACCATTGCAAAAAGCAGTTAAAGAATATGCTTCTCAAAATGGTTTAATTTATGTTAAAGATACATCTGGTACAAATATTAATGTACAAATAATAGATACAGATGAAATAAACTTTGAGGTTTCGCCGTTTAAGAAAGATAATTCTATCGATAAAAGTCCTGTTATTATTGTAATGGACTATGCATTTGGAGAGCAAGCTTATGAAACGATGGATGAACTTTTAAAACCATATAAGAACAGTAAGAAAAAGAATCACTTAGACGTAAAGTCTGTTTCTATAATGGGGAAAGCAGGTATTTTAGAAGGAGGAAAAGGAGATATCATGATTCCTTCTGCACATATTTTTGAAGGAACAGCAGATAATTATCCATTTAAAAATGAGTTGTCTAAAGAAGATTTAGAAGGTTTTGGAGTAGCCGTTTTTGATGGTTCTATGATTTCTGTTTTAGGAACATCATTACAAAATAAAGACTTATTAGAGTTTTTCCACGATTCTACTTGGAATGTTATTGGTTTAGAGATGGAAGGAGCACATTATCAAAAAGCAATACAATCTGCATCAAAAATAAGAGGAAATATCTCTAAAAATGTAAAAGTGAGATATGCTTATTATGCTTCAGATAATCCATTAGAAACAGGAGCAACATTAGCTTCAGGAGGTTTAGGTATGACAGGAGTTACACCTACATACGCTATTACTCAAAAAATATTAGAACAAATTTTTTAG
- a CDS encoding S41 family peptidase has product MKKFNLSKKTVLVLLVGVIFLSFSFKSKFFEVAKQIEIYNTLFKELNMYYVNEINPAELTNKAIKNTLKDLDPYTNFYNEQDVEDAKIRREGEYGGIGVSVYYSKVGIEVNEIYKGYSADKADLKAGDVIISVDGQSVKNMERDQLSMYLKGTPNSEFSVEVLRQGNVIKKDIIRDKVVVNPVPFSEMIDEETGYIVLTRFNDKASSEVKKAFRKLKKEGMKKLVFDLRANPGGSLRESINISNFFLPKGKTIVSTKAKVKKWSNTYKTTNNPLDLEIPIVVLVNGRSASASEIVSGSLQDYDRAVIMGQRSFGKGLVQRYRELTYGTQLKVTISKYYTPSGRCIQELDYANRDKNGKVPKFSDKGINAFKTANGRTVFDGGGVLPDFVIKTSKRTEATKRLLSSRAVFNFATNYFYQNPQIESEADFEFKDSEFKKFTTYLKVDTTFVTKQEALFKEAYTASISKNISKEYKGIQDKLFDDKIIEISKNKDILKRTIKEEIIKRYHYQQGVYQHNLNNDLVIKEAVILLHNEDRYKQLLSSK; this is encoded by the coding sequence ATGAAGAAATTTAATCTTTCAAAAAAAACGGTTCTTGTTCTTTTAGTTGGAGTCATTTTTTTATCGTTTTCATTTAAATCTAAATTTTTTGAAGTAGCAAAACAGATCGAAATTTACAACACCTTATTTAAGGAGTTGAACATGTATTATGTTAATGAAATTAATCCTGCAGAATTAACCAATAAAGCAATTAAAAATACGCTTAAAGATTTAGACCCTTATACAAATTTCTATAACGAACAAGATGTTGAAGATGCAAAAATTAGAAGAGAAGGTGAATATGGAGGAATTGGAGTTTCTGTATATTATTCAAAAGTAGGTATTGAAGTTAATGAAATTTACAAAGGATATTCTGCAGATAAAGCTGATTTAAAAGCAGGTGATGTAATTATTTCTGTTGATGGACAATCTGTTAAAAATATGGAGAGAGACCAACTCTCAATGTATTTAAAAGGAACACCAAATAGTGAGTTTTCTGTTGAAGTATTAAGACAAGGGAATGTTATTAAAAAAGATATTATTAGAGATAAAGTAGTTGTAAATCCTGTTCCGTTTTCTGAAATGATAGATGAAGAAACAGGTTATATTGTTTTAACTCGTTTTAATGATAAAGCTTCATCCGAAGTAAAAAAAGCATTTCGAAAACTGAAGAAAGAAGGAATGAAAAAGTTGGTTTTTGATTTACGTGCCAATCCAGGAGGGTCTTTAAGAGAGTCTATAAATATTTCAAATTTCTTTTTACCTAAAGGAAAAACAATTGTTTCAACAAAAGCGAAAGTAAAAAAATGGAGTAATACTTATAAAACAACAAACAATCCTTTAGATTTAGAAATACCTATTGTAGTTTTAGTAAATGGACGATCAGCATCAGCATCAGAAATTGTAAGTGGTTCTTTACAAGATTATGATAGAGCTGTAATTATGGGACAACGTTCTTTTGGAAAAGGTCTTGTGCAACGCTATAGAGAACTTACTTATGGAACACAGTTAAAGGTAACTATTTCTAAATATTATACGCCAAGTGGAAGATGTATTCAAGAACTAGATTATGCAAATAGAGATAAAAACGGAAAGGTTCCTAAATTTTCGGATAAAGGAATAAATGCATTTAAAACGGCAAACGGAAGAACTGTTTTTGATGGTGGAGGAGTTTTACCAGATTTCGTAATAAAAACTTCAAAACGAACTGAGGCAACTAAAAGGTTATTGAGTTCTAGAGCGGTTTTTAATTTTGCGACAAATTATTTTTATCAAAACCCACAAATAGAAAGTGAAGCTGATTTTGAATTTAAAGATTCTGAGTTTAAAAAATTCACCACTTATTTAAAAGTTGATACTACTTTTGTAACAAAACAAGAGGCTTTATTTAAAGAAGCTTATACAGCATCAATATCAAAAAATATATCTAAAGAATATAAAGGAATTCAAGACAAATTATTTGATGATAAGATTATAGAAATATCAAAAAATAAAGACATCTTAAAGAGAACTATAAAGGAGGAAATAATAAAAAGATATCATTATCAGCAAGGAGTATATCAACACAATTTAAATAATGATTTAGTGATAAAAGAAGCAGTTATATTGCTGCATAATGAAGATAGATATAAACAACTATTATCAAGTAAATAA
- the rnpA gene encoding ribonuclease P protein component: MISIKFVVMKYTLGKEERLKSKKLIERLYEERNSVKAFPLRMIFLQTEHTSNFPAQVGVSVPKRNFKLAVDRNRIKRLMRESYRLQKEIVYDNLDKPYVFMISYLGKQECTYEEMFLKMEKLLTRFVSETKNIKNEEI; this comes from the coding sequence ATGATTTCTATTAAGTTTGTAGTAATGAAATACACTTTAGGAAAAGAAGAACGGTTAAAAAGTAAAAAGCTTATAGAAAGACTTTATGAAGAAAGGAATTCTGTGAAAGCATTTCCTCTTAGAATGATTTTTCTACAAACAGAGCATACGTCAAATTTTCCTGCTCAAGTTGGTGTTTCAGTACCAAAAAGAAATTTTAAATTAGCTGTTGATAGAAATCGAATTAAGAGATTAATGCGAGAATCGTATCGTTTGCAAAAAGAAATTGTTTACGATAATCTTGATAAACCTTATGTTTTTATGATTTCGTATCTTGGAAAACAAGAATGTACCTATGAAGAGATGTTCTTAAAGATGGAGAAATTATTAACACGGTTTGTAAGCGAAACAAAAAATATAAAAAATGAAGAAATTTAA
- a CDS encoding acyl-CoA dehydrogenase family protein, translating to MKKDLFQAPDYYNLDDLLTEEHKLIRDAAREWVKRDVSPIIEEYAQKAEFPTQIIKGLSEIGAFGPYIPEEYGGAGLDQISYGLIMQEIERGDSGVRSTASVQSSLVMYPIYTYGNEEQRKKYLPKLASGEWMGCFGLTEPNHGSNPSGMETKFKDMGDHYLLNGAKMWISNAPFAQVAVVWAKDEEGRIHGLIVERGMEGFSTPTTHNKWSLRASATGELIFDNVKVPKENLLPNKSGLGAPLGCLDSARFGIAWGAIGAAMDCYDTALRYCKEREQFGKPIGQFQLQQKKLAEMITEITKAQLLAWRLGTLKNEGKATSAQISMAKRNNVDMAINIAREARQMLGGMGITGEYSIMRHMMNLESVITYEGTHDIHLLITGLDVTGLNAFK from the coding sequence ATGAAAAAAGATCTCTTTCAAGCTCCTGATTATTATAATTTAGATGATTTATTAACTGAAGAACATAAATTAATACGTGATGCTGCTCGAGAGTGGGTAAAGCGTGATGTTTCTCCAATTATTGAAGAATATGCTCAAAAGGCAGAATTTCCAACTCAAATTATAAAAGGGTTATCAGAAATTGGAGCCTTTGGACCTTATATTCCTGAAGAATATGGAGGCGCAGGTTTAGATCAAATTTCTTACGGATTAATTATGCAAGAAATAGAACGTGGAGATTCTGGCGTTCGCTCTACCGCTTCTGTACAATCTTCATTAGTGATGTATCCTATTTACACTTATGGAAACGAAGAACAACGCAAAAAATATTTACCAAAATTAGCTTCTGGAGAATGGATGGGTTGTTTTGGATTAACAGAACCAAACCACGGTTCTAATCCCTCAGGTATGGAAACCAAGTTTAAAGATATGGGAGATCATTATCTTTTAAACGGAGCAAAAATGTGGATTTCTAATGCACCTTTTGCACAAGTTGCTGTTGTTTGGGCAAAAGATGAAGAAGGTAGAATTCATGGATTAATTGTAGAACGTGGAATGGAAGGTTTTTCTACACCAACAACTCATAACAAATGGTCTTTACGTGCATCTGCAACCGGAGAACTTATTTTTGATAATGTAAAAGTGCCAAAAGAAAACTTATTACCAAATAAATCTGGACTTGGAGCGCCTTTAGGATGTTTAGATTCTGCAAGATTCGGAATTGCTTGGGGCGCAATTGGTGCTGCAATGGATTGTTATGACACTGCCTTACGTTATTGTAAAGAGCGTGAACAATTTGGTAAACCTATTGGTCAATTTCAATTACAACAGAAAAAATTAGCTGAAATGATTACAGAAATCACCAAAGCCCAATTATTAGCATGGAGGTTAGGAACTTTAAAAAATGAAGGAAAAGCTACTTCTGCACAAATTTCTATGGCAAAACGTAATAATGTAGACATGGCAATTAATATTGCTAGAGAAGCAAGACAAATGTTGGGCGGAATGGGAATTACTGGTGAATACTCTATTATGCGACATATGATGAATCTAGAAAGTGTAATTACTTATGAAGGTACTCATGACATACATTTACTAATTACTGGTTTGGATGTTACTGGCTTAAATGCATTTAAATAA